GGCCGAGCAGCCAGGCACGCTCGCCCAGCTTGTAACCGATGGCCTGACCCGGCATCGAGAGATAGCGGGTCAGCTCGCTCTCCACGAAATCCGCGGGCCGGCCGCTGTGGTTGCCGAAGAACTCCTGGGCCAGCTCCGGCGTCCACCGCTCACCGGGGTGGAACGGCGAGTCGGCCGGGATGTCCAGCTCCGCGTGCATGCCGATGTCCACGATCACCCGGCAGGCCCGCATCATCTGGGCGTCGAGATAACCCAGCCGGCGCTCGGCGTCGGGCAGGAAGCCCAGCTCGTCCATCAGCCGCTCCGCGTACAGCGCCCAGCCCTCGGCGTTCGCGCTGACGATGCCGATGGACGCCTGGTAGCGCGAGAGGCTCTCGGCGACATGGGCCCACTGGGCCAGCTGGAGGTGATGGCCGGGCACGCCCTCGTGATACCAGGTGGAGACCAGGTCGTACACCGGGAACCGGGTCTCGCCCATCGTCGGCAGCCACGTGCGTCCGGGGCGCGAGAAGTCCTCGGACGGACCCGTGTAGTAGGGCGCCGCGGCGCCGCCGGGCGGAGCGATGCGGGACTCCACCTTGCGGACCCGCTCGGCGAGTTCGAAGTGCGTCCCGTCCAGGGCCTCGATCGCCTCGTCCATCAAGCTCTGCAGCCACACCTGGACCTCGTCGACCCCCTCGATGTGCTTGCCGTGCACGTCGAGATGGGCCAGCGCCTCCCAGGGACCCGCGCCCGGCAGCACCTTCTCGGCCTCGGCCCGCATCTCGGCGAGCAGCCGGTGGTACTCCGACCAGCCGTACGCGTAGGCCTCGTCGAGGTCCAGATCGGTGCCGTTGAAGTAGCGCGACCACCGGGCGTACCGCTCGCGGCCCACCGTGTCCGGCGCGCCCTCGATCGCGGGGGCGTACACCTCGCGCATCCAGTTACGCAGCTCCTCCAGCGACCGGGTGGCCTGCGCCGCGGCGGCGACCAGTCCGGTCCGCAGTGTGTCCGGGCCGGAGGCGGCGAAGTCCTGGAAGAACCCCGTCGTGCCGTCGCCGATCCACTCGTCGAGCTGGCCGATGAAGGTGGTGGTGGCGCGCGGACCGCCGTACAGCTTCCGCTCCAGGCCGAGCGCGAGGGACTCGCGGTAGCCGGCCAGCGCGCCCGGAACCGCCTTGAGCCGCTCGACGACGGCAGCCCAGTCCTCGTCCGTCTCGGTGGGCGTCACCGTGAACACCTCACGGATCGAGTGGGCCGGAGAGTGCAGGTTGGAAACGGCCCGCAGAGCCTCATCGGCTTCGTGTACGGCCAGTTCGGCCGTCAGGCGCTCGCGGAGGAGGCGGCCGCAGCGGCGTTCGGAGTCATCGGTGGCGCCGGGGAGCTGCTCGGCGCGGTCGAGCGACGCGAGCGTGGTGCGGGCCAGTTCGGCCAGTGCTTCCTGGCCGGCGGGGGAGAAGTCGGGAAGGCGGCGCGAGCTCTCCGCGACACCCAGATAGGTGCCGGAGATCGGGTCGAGTTCGATAAATGCGTCGACGTAGGTGTCGGCGACCTGGCGGGGCAGCGCGCTGCTCGGAGTGTCTGACATATGGACATCCTCGTACGGAGAGGGGCTCCGCGTCACTACCGATCGGCACCGTGGACCTGACCCGGACCCGCATCGGCCGTCCGGCCCGAGGGCGGCAGCAGCGGACCGCATTCCCACTGCTGGAATATCAGCCGCGTCTCCACGCGGGCCACTTCGCGCCGCGAGGTGAACTCGTCCAGGACCAGCCGCTGGAGGTCGGCGGTGTCGGTCACCGCCACATGGACCAGATAGTCGTCGGGGCCGGTCAGGTGGAACAACGCACGGGACTCGGGCAGTGTCCTGATCCGGTCGACGAACGGGCCGATGAGCTCCCGGCGGTGCGGCCGGACCTGCACGGAGAGGAATGCCTCGAGGCCGCGGCCCATCCTGGCCGGGTCCAGCCGCAGCTGATGGCCGAGGATGACGCCGGTGCGGCGCAGTCTGGTCACCCGGTCCAGACACGTTGACGGGGCGACCCCGACCTCGGCCGCGAGCTCGCGGTACGTGGTCCGGGCATCGTTCTGAAGCAGCCGCAGAATATGCAGATCCACCGTGTCGAGAGCGACAGAATCGGTCATCTGCCGAACGTAGCACGGCGTACTGCGTAGCTGACCCGGCGGTTGTTCAG
This genomic interval from Streptomyces sp. NBC_00464 contains the following:
- a CDS encoding Lrp/AsnC family transcriptional regulator, whose amino-acid sequence is MTDSVALDTVDLHILRLLQNDARTTYRELAAEVGVAPSTCLDRVTRLRRTGVILGHQLRLDPARMGRGLEAFLSVQVRPHRRELIGPFVDRIRTLPESRALFHLTGPDDYLVHVAVTDTADLQRLVLDEFTSRREVARVETRLIFQQWECGPLLPPSGRTADAGPGQVHGADR
- a CDS encoding DUF885 domain-containing protein, translated to MSDTPSSALPRQVADTYVDAFIELDPISGTYLGVAESSRRLPDFSPAGQEALAELARTTLASLDRAEQLPGATDDSERRCGRLLRERLTAELAVHEADEALRAVSNLHSPAHSIREVFTVTPTETDEDWAAVVERLKAVPGALAGYRESLALGLERKLYGGPRATTTFIGQLDEWIGDGTTGFFQDFAASGPDTLRTGLVAAAAQATRSLEELRNWMREVYAPAIEGAPDTVGRERYARWSRYFNGTDLDLDEAYAYGWSEYHRLLAEMRAEAEKVLPGAGPWEALAHLDVHGKHIEGVDEVQVWLQSLMDEAIEALDGTHFELAERVRKVESRIAPPGGAAAPYYTGPSEDFSRPGRTWLPTMGETRFPVYDLVSTWYHEGVPGHHLQLAQWAHVAESLSRYQASIGIVSANAEGWALYAERLMDELGFLPDAERRLGYLDAQMMRACRVIVDIGMHAELDIPADSPFHPGERWTPELAQEFFGNHSGRPADFVESELTRYLSMPGQAIGYKLGERAWLLGRENARAAHGDAFDLKSWHMAALSQGPLGLDDLVDELSKL